A window from Leptospira meyeri encodes these proteins:
- a CDS encoding endonuclease/exonuclease/phosphatase family protein encodes MEIIYWNINNRENPVKLINNDDFNSNAKIVAISEFWEQESLIKSSSKFTQFQYDLTSKRTGLYSSNFIGMQFQKSEQYFSKYVFKYQNESVFLYLLHLKSQFRSESEALSLNRHFVNLIITEINSQNYRFAIIMGDFNISSHDKIFSEHFNFNTTNYHNESLKTHKKFYNYNRLKFYSPIDSFNGDLSPGPPGTYYFRKGNQAQGWHIYDNILVSYPLAKHLDKKECKILSEIYNTKLLSNLNIPDRKYSDHLPVQIKLL; translated from the coding sequence ATGGAAATAATATATTGGAACATAAATAATCGCGAAAATCCGGTTAAGTTGATCAATAATGACGATTTCAATTCAAATGCAAAAATTGTAGCAATCTCTGAATTCTGGGAACAAGAATCTTTAATTAAATCCTCATCAAAGTTTACACAATTTCAATATGATTTAACCAGTAAAAGAACGGGCCTCTATTCAAGTAATTTCATAGGTATGCAGTTTCAAAAGTCAGAACAGTATTTTTCGAAATATGTTTTTAAATATCAAAATGAATCAGTATTTCTTTATCTACTGCATCTAAAAAGTCAATTTAGATCTGAATCTGAAGCTCTTTCTTTAAATAGACATTTTGTAAACTTAATAATAACCGAAATTAATTCCCAAAACTATCGCTTTGCTATTATTATGGGTGACTTTAACATTTCCTCGCATGATAAAATTTTCAGCGAACATTTTAATTTCAATACAACGAACTATCATAACGAAAGCCTAAAGACACATAAAAAATTCTATAACTACAATAGATTAAAATTCTATTCTCCGATAGATTCCTTTAATGGTGACTTATCTCCTGGACCTCCTGGAACTTATTATTTTAGAAAAGGTAATCAGGCTCAAGGATGGCATATATATGATAATATATTAGTATCATATCCATTAGCGAAACATTTAGATAAAAAAGAATGCAAAATACTATCGGAAATCTACAATACCAAGCTACTATCAAATCTTAATATACCTGATAGAAAATATAGCGATCACTTACCTGTTCAAATTAAACTACTTTAG